One stretch of Caldinitratiruptor microaerophilus DNA includes these proteins:
- the crcB gene encoding fluoride efflux transporter CrcB, with the protein MESYLFVAIGGVFGTVTRYWLGGLLSEKWPVAFPIGTLVINVTGAFLLGFLTSAGAEQGLISQPWRLAFGVGFLGAYTTFSTWQVETLRLLQQGSIWLGIGNVAASLTLGLLAAWLGYWLGRAL; encoded by the coding sequence TTGGAGAGCTACCTCTTTGTGGCGATCGGCGGCGTGTTCGGCACGGTCACGCGGTACTGGCTGGGTGGGCTGCTGTCGGAGAAGTGGCCGGTGGCGTTCCCGATCGGGACGCTGGTGATCAACGTGACGGGGGCGTTCCTCCTCGGGTTCCTCACGAGTGCGGGCGCCGAGCAGGGCCTCATCTCGCAGCCGTGGCGGCTGGCGTTCGGGGTCGGGTTTCTGGGCGCGTACACCACGTTCTCGACCTGGCAGGTGGAGACCCTGCGCCTTCTCCAGCAGGGCAGCATCTGGCTGGGGATCGGGAACGTGGCGGCGAGCCTCACGCTCGGGCTTCTCGCGGCCTGGCTGGGCTACTGGCTCGGCCGGGCCCTCTGA
- a CDS encoding DUF190 domain-containing protein: protein MKVETQGVLLRMFIGESDQYRGMPLYHAIVLKIRELGMSGATVLRGVEGFGAHSRIHTANILRLSQDLPIVIEVIDTEERIRRLVEYLDRMVPEGLLMTVEGVRIIRYARTPGEGKGTPGQEKG from the coding sequence GTGAAGGTGGAGACCCAGGGCGTGCTCCTGCGCATGTTCATCGGGGAGTCCGACCAGTACAGGGGCATGCCGCTCTACCATGCCATCGTCCTGAAGATCCGTGAGCTGGGGATGTCCGGGGCCACCGTGCTGCGCGGGGTGGAGGGCTTCGGCGCCCACAGCCGCATCCACACCGCGAACATCCTCCGGCTGTCGCAGGACCTGCCCATCGTCATCGAAGTGATCGACACCGAGGAACGCATCCGGCGTCTGGTCGAGTACCTCGACCGGATGGTGCCGGAGGGCCTTCTCATGACGGTCGAAGGGGTGCGGATCATCCGCTACGCCCGCACCCCCGGGGAGGGAAAGGGGACGCCCGGCCAGGAGAAAGGCTGA
- a CDS encoding MarR family transcriptional regulator: protein MRTTPHPHAALLRELVRAGVLTGPEMAARLGLDREALARVVERLSALGYIAPAGCPPERAGTSAGACASCPLSGAPAGCPVAASGFGASGPTAWVLTARGRAFATRAAAGSPRFSLSPGRASPFPPRGCGRSG from the coding sequence ATGCGCACCACGCCGCACCCGCATGCCGCGCTCCTGCGCGAGCTGGTCCGGGCCGGCGTCTTGACCGGCCCCGAGATGGCCGCCCGGCTGGGGCTCGACCGGGAGGCGCTGGCGCGGGTGGTCGAGCGGCTCTCCGCCCTCGGCTACATCGCTCCAGCAGGGTGCCCACCGGAGCGCGCCGGTACTTCTGCCGGAGCCTGCGCGTCCTGCCCGCTGTCCGGCGCGCCGGCCGGCTGTCCCGTTGCCGCCTCCGGTTTCGGGGCATCCGGCCCGACCGCCTGGGTGCTCACGGCCCGGGGCCGGGCGTTCGCCACCCGGGCGGCGGCCGGCAGTCCCCGGTTCAGCCTTTCTCCTGGCCGGGCGTCCCCTTTCCCTCCCCGGGGGTGCGGGCGTAGCGGATGA
- the feoB gene encoding ferrous iron transport protein B, giving the protein MSASCHGAGPAVLAGPRTFTVALAGNPNVGKTSLFNLLTGLQQHVGNWPGKTIERRDGHLTVDGLQVAVTDLPGTYSLSAHSLEEVVARDFLLAGGADLVVNVVDAANLERNLYLTTELLDLPCPVVIALNMADMAAAQGWRIDPDRLARALGVPVVPVVASRGEGLAELRSLIARAARGEIARKAGSNPAGFHFSPEVEAGLERIARLLPPMPLLPPRWVAIKLAEEDPEITARVRHRVGADWDRLQDEIAAALPDAPVVLADERYAWVARAVREATAARPVGLKMTPSDRVDRVVTHPVLGVPITILTLGLGIWGTFRLTAPVQDWIGRAFADLGQMAAGWLGPRGPAWAGPLVRDGVIAGLGAVAAFAPLIAGFFLFLGLLEDSGYFARAAFVLDRLLARAGLHGKAAIGLMIGYGCNVPAAMAARTAPSEADRLLSVLLSPLVICSARLVVISFFATAFFPAGTGAWVLVGIYVLGVGLVLAMSRLFRRTLLPGGDEPFFIELPPYRRPILRNVLLYAWQNTWHYLHRALTVIAPMTTLIWALSWFPAGEIGRSPVGWLGRTLAPLGAPLGLDWRMVVSLFTGFLAKEGTLSTLAVLYGHAAGAGLGPALRAAVTVPQALSFLVFYSFYSPCLATAVTIRNETGSSRWMYFSIGYGLVVAGVLALVVYRAALLLGG; this is encoded by the coding sequence GTGAGCGCCTCCTGCCACGGGGCCGGGCCCGCTGTGCTCGCCGGCCCCCGCACCTTCACGGTCGCGCTGGCCGGGAACCCCAACGTGGGCAAGACGAGCCTCTTCAACCTCCTGACAGGGCTGCAGCAGCACGTCGGCAACTGGCCCGGCAAGACGATCGAGCGGCGGGACGGCCACCTCACCGTGGACGGGCTTCAGGTGGCGGTCACTGATCTGCCGGGCACCTACTCCCTCAGCGCCCACTCGCTCGAGGAGGTCGTGGCCCGGGATTTCCTCCTCGCCGGGGGCGCGGACCTGGTCGTCAACGTCGTCGACGCGGCCAACCTCGAGCGCAACCTCTACCTGACCACCGAACTGCTCGACCTGCCGTGCCCCGTCGTCATCGCCCTGAACATGGCGGACATGGCGGCGGCGCAGGGGTGGCGGATCGATCCGGATCGGCTCGCCCGCGCCCTCGGGGTGCCGGTGGTCCCGGTGGTCGCCTCGCGGGGCGAGGGGCTCGCCGAACTGCGATCCCTCATCGCGCGGGCGGCACGGGGCGAGATCGCCCGCAAGGCCGGTTCGAACCCGGCCGGCTTTCACTTCAGTCCCGAGGTCGAGGCGGGCCTCGAACGGATCGCCCGGCTCCTCCCGCCGATGCCGCTCTTGCCGCCCCGCTGGGTGGCGATCAAGCTGGCCGAGGAGGACCCGGAGATCACGGCGCGCGTGCGCCACCGGGTCGGGGCGGACTGGGACCGCCTTCAGGACGAGATCGCCGCGGCGCTGCCGGATGCCCCCGTCGTCCTCGCCGACGAGCGCTACGCCTGGGTGGCGCGCGCCGTCCGGGAGGCGACGGCTGCACGGCCGGTCGGACTGAAAATGACCCCCAGCGACCGGGTCGACCGGGTGGTCACCCACCCCGTCCTCGGCGTCCCGATCACGATCCTGACGCTCGGGCTGGGCATCTGGGGCACCTTCCGCCTGACGGCGCCGGTGCAGGACTGGATCGGCCGCGCCTTCGCCGACCTGGGCCAGATGGCGGCCGGATGGCTCGGACCACGGGGACCGGCCTGGGCCGGGCCGCTGGTGCGGGATGGGGTGATCGCGGGCTTGGGCGCGGTGGCGGCCTTCGCCCCCCTCATCGCCGGCTTCTTCCTGTTCCTCGGCCTGCTCGAGGATTCGGGCTACTTCGCCCGGGCCGCCTTCGTCCTCGACCGCCTGCTGGCCCGCGCCGGCCTGCACGGCAAGGCGGCGATCGGGCTCATGATCGGCTACGGGTGCAACGTGCCGGCGGCGATGGCCGCCCGCACCGCCCCCTCGGAGGCCGACCGCCTGTTGAGCGTCCTGCTCTCGCCGCTCGTCATCTGTTCCGCCCGGCTGGTCGTGATCAGTTTCTTCGCCACCGCCTTCTTCCCCGCGGGGACCGGGGCCTGGGTCCTGGTGGGCATCTACGTCCTGGGGGTCGGACTGGTCCTGGCGATGAGCCGCCTCTTCCGCCGCACTCTCCTGCCGGGCGGCGACGAGCCCTTCTTCATCGAACTGCCGCCGTACCGCCGGCCCATCCTGCGCAACGTGCTCCTGTACGCCTGGCAGAACACCTGGCACTACCTGCACCGGGCCCTCACCGTGATCGCTCCGATGACCACCCTCATCTGGGCACTGTCGTGGTTTCCGGCCGGGGAGATCGGCCGGAGCCCCGTCGGCTGGCTCGGCCGGACGCTGGCGCCCCTGGGAGCGCCGCTCGGCCTCGACTGGCGGATGGTCGTGAGCCTGTTCACCGGCTTCCTGGCCAAGGAGGGCACGCTCTCGACGCTCGCCGTCCTGTACGGCCACGCCGCCGGGGCGGGCCTCGGCCCGGCTCTCCGGGCCGCGGTGACGGTGCCGCAGGCCCTGTCCTTCCTCGTTTTCTACTCGTTCTACAGCCCCTGCCTGGCCACGGCCGTGACGATCCGCAACGAGACCGGCTCCTCCCGATGGATGTACTTCAGCATCGGTTACGGGCTGGTCGTGGCCGGTGTGCTGGCGCTCGTGGTGTACCGGGCCGCGCTCCTGCTCGGAGGCTGA
- a CDS encoding FeoA family protein: MKAYDRPPARGRTCSASAGPHPGQHPVRSRMDNLGPPCQHEKPVVSCMTLLRTILARLRRPPAGGPPGPATGAAPAVHPPATRLHGDASESQPAGAGTAVLPEFRRVSGGSGAVPLVTLAPGQAARLVGVDAGRRLQRRLLALGLTPGTRLWLVSNVGGPAIVAVRTTRLALGREVARRVWVVPEEDGR; this comes from the coding sequence ATGAAGGCTTATGACCGGCCGCCGGCTCGCGGCCGAACCTGCTCCGCGAGCGCTGGCCCCCACCCCGGGCAGCACCCGGTGCGCAGCCGGATGGACAACCTTGGCCCCCCATGTCAGCATGAGAAGCCGGTGGTGTCCTGCATGACTCTGTTGAGAACGATTCTCGCCCGGCTGCGGCGCCCGCCGGCAGGAGGGCCGCCAGGGCCGGCCACTGGTGCGGCGCCGGCAGTTCATCCCCCTGCCACTCGTCTCCACGGGGATGCGAGCGAGTCTCAACCGGCCGGGGCCGGGACAGCGGTATTGCCCGAGTTCCGCCGTGTCAGCGGCGGGTCGGGAGCAGTACCCCTCGTCACGTTGGCGCCCGGGCAGGCGGCACGCCTGGTGGGGGTGGACGCCGGCCGGCGGCTGCAGCGGCGGCTCCTGGCGCTCGGGCTGACTCCGGGCACCCGGCTGTGGCTCGTCTCGAACGTGGGCGGACCGGCGATCGTCGCCGTGCGGACGACCCGCCTGGCCCTGGGGCGAGAGGTCGCCCGCCGGGTCTGGGTGGTGCCGGAGGAGGACGGGCGGTGA